A DNA window from Sphingopyxis macrogoltabida contains the following coding sequences:
- a CDS encoding class I adenylate-forming enzyme family protein, producing MRMIDYFDRGARMAHDKPCMIAGDAMRTYAEVSARSHAIARALIADGFAAGAHAAVLSGNAMVAFEAILGILRADGVWVMANNRAAVGENAYLLDLLDVDTLFVHSEVADRIATFRAECPNIRRYIALDRPFPEADIFLEDMLEASAEPAPQRRSGHEDELAFLGNTGGTTGRPKGVMLSNRNWQALVSSLVASMPMKIPPVNLVAAPMTHAAGPLALASMALGGTVVVLPKFDPPAVVAAIEKHRVTYMFLPPTAIYMLLAEPSVRTADLSSLEYISYAGAPMSLDRLKEAIDVLGPVMNASFGQTEAPMCVTAMPPHEHLNADGELAHPGSCGRANLLSIVEIMDEEGNILPPGERGEIVVRGPLVMAGYYKNPEATAEVSTFGWHHTGDIGVRDEDGWFYVVDRKKDMIISGGFNIYPAEVEQAILAHPDVQDCAVIGVPDDKWGEAVVAVVEPRAGANIDTEALLAAARDALGPVKTPKAIEVVAALPRSNAGKVLRAELRRERWTAAGRAI from the coding sequence ATGCGGATGATCGACTATTTCGATCGCGGCGCGCGGATGGCGCATGACAAGCCGTGCATGATCGCCGGCGACGCCATGCGGACCTATGCCGAGGTGTCGGCGCGCAGCCACGCCATCGCGCGCGCGCTGATCGCCGACGGTTTCGCCGCCGGCGCACATGCGGCGGTGCTGAGCGGCAATGCGATGGTCGCGTTCGAGGCGATCCTCGGCATCCTGCGCGCCGACGGTGTGTGGGTGATGGCGAACAACCGCGCGGCGGTGGGCGAAAATGCCTATCTGCTCGATCTGCTCGACGTGGATACCTTGTTCGTCCATTCGGAGGTTGCGGACCGCATCGCGACCTTCCGCGCCGAATGCCCGAACATCCGCCGCTATATCGCGCTCGACCGCCCCTTTCCCGAAGCCGATATCTTCCTCGAGGATATGCTGGAAGCTTCGGCCGAGCCGGCGCCGCAGCGGCGCTCGGGGCATGAGGACGAACTCGCGTTTCTCGGCAATACCGGCGGCACGACGGGGCGGCCCAAGGGCGTGATGCTGTCGAACCGCAACTGGCAGGCGCTGGTGTCGAGCCTTGTCGCATCGATGCCCATGAAAATACCGCCGGTGAACCTCGTCGCCGCGCCGATGACGCATGCCGCAGGGCCGCTTGCGCTCGCGAGCATGGCACTGGGCGGGACGGTGGTCGTGCTGCCGAAATTCGATCCGCCCGCCGTGGTCGCGGCGATCGAGAAACACCGCGTGACCTATATGTTCCTGCCGCCGACCGCGATCTACATGCTGCTCGCCGAGCCGAGCGTCAGGACTGCGGATCTCTCAAGCCTCGAATATATCAGCTACGCCGGGGCGCCGATGTCGCTCGACCGGCTGAAGGAAGCGATCGACGTGCTGGGGCCGGTGATGAACGCGAGCTTCGGGCAGACCGAGGCGCCGATGTGCGTGACGGCGATGCCGCCGCACGAGCATCTGAACGCCGACGGCGAACTCGCGCATCCGGGGAGCTGCGGCCGCGCCAACCTGCTGTCGATCGTCGAGATCATGGACGAGGAAGGCAATATCCTCCCGCCGGGCGAGCGCGGCGAGATCGTCGTGCGCGGGCCGCTGGTGATGGCGGGCTATTACAAGAACCCGGAGGCGACGGCCGAAGTGTCCACCTTCGGCTGGCACCATACGGGCGACATCGGGGTGCGCGACGAAGACGGCTGGTTCTATGTCGTCGACCGCAAGAAGGACATGATCATCTCGGGCGGGTTCAACATCTATCCCGCCGAGGTCGAACAGGCGATCCTCGCGCATCCCGATGTCCAGGATTGCGCGGTGATCGGCGTGCCCGACGACAAATGGGGCGAGGCCGTGGTCGCCGTGGTCGAGCCGCGGGCTGGGGCAAATATCGATACCGAGGCGCTGCTCGCCGCAGCCCGCGACGCGCTGGGGCCGGTGAAGACGCCCAAGGCGATCGAGGTCGTCGCGGCGCTGCCGCGCAGCAATGCGGGCAAGGTGCTGCGCGCCGAACTGCGCCGCGAACGCTGGACGGCGGCGGGGAGGGCGATCTGA
- a CDS encoding thiolase family protein yields MRDAVILGVGMTPFGRHLDKSHEQLTQWAVRDALADSGVPPGEIDMAVYANVIQGFFAGEMSIPGEYALRPLGISGVRGFHVEAACASSTVGLHVAVDYVRAGLADCVLVVGVEKLYSDDRAKKFAVFQQPRDIVEAEAYLAKTAGLLAPVPPGGESDSPNVLMQAYAAQARLHIATYGSTQRQIAAVAAKDHGHSVHNPLSQYRKPMSVDEVLAAPTVAWPLTNPMCAPISDGAAAAIVCSADWARRFPDARAVRVLAAESQTGSERAPDDYARHVTRIVGARAYEKASVGPKDIDIAEVHDASSIGEMIQTEALGLCAPGEAGIAAERGDTALGGRIPVNVSGGLVSKGHPLGATGLGQIFELVTHLRGDAGARQVEGARIAIAENSGGFYGVEDGMSAVTILAR; encoded by the coding sequence ATGCGCGATGCCGTGATCCTCGGCGTCGGCATGACGCCGTTCGGCCGCCATCTCGACAAGAGCCACGAGCAGCTTACCCAATGGGCAGTGCGCGATGCGCTGGCCGACAGCGGGGTGCCGCCGGGCGAGATCGACATGGCGGTCTATGCCAATGTCATTCAGGGCTTTTTTGCCGGCGAAATGTCGATCCCCGGCGAATATGCGCTGCGCCCGCTCGGCATTTCGGGGGTACGCGGCTTCCATGTCGAGGCGGCGTGCGCCAGCTCTACGGTCGGGCTGCATGTTGCGGTCGACTATGTCCGCGCGGGGCTGGCGGACTGCGTGCTCGTCGTCGGGGTCGAGAAGCTTTATTCGGACGACCGCGCCAAGAAATTCGCGGTGTTCCAGCAGCCGCGCGACATCGTCGAGGCCGAGGCCTATCTCGCGAAGACCGCCGGCCTGCTCGCACCGGTGCCGCCGGGGGGCGAGAGCGACAGTCCCAATGTGCTGATGCAGGCCTATGCCGCACAGGCGCGGCTGCACATCGCCACCTATGGCTCGACGCAGCGCCAGATCGCGGCGGTCGCGGCCAAGGATCACGGCCATTCGGTGCACAATCCCTTGAGCCAGTATCGCAAGCCGATGTCGGTCGACGAGGTGCTCGCGGCGCCGACCGTCGCCTGGCCGCTGACCAATCCGATGTGCGCGCCGATCAGCGACGGCGCGGCGGCGGCAATCGTGTGCAGCGCCGATTGGGCAAGGCGCTTTCCCGATGCGCGCGCGGTGCGTGTGCTGGCGGCGGAATCGCAGACCGGCAGCGAGCGGGCGCCCGACGATTATGCACGCCATGTCACGCGCATCGTCGGCGCGCGCGCTTATGAAAAGGCGAGCGTCGGTCCGAAGGATATCGACATCGCCGAGGTTCACGACGCCAGCTCGATCGGCGAGATGATCCAGACCGAAGCGCTCGGCCTCTGCGCGCCCGGCGAGGCGGGCATCGCCGCCGAGCGCGGCGACACGGCGCTCGGCGGGCGCATTCCGGTCAATGTGTCGGGCGGGCTGGTATCGAAAGGCCACCCGCTCGGTGCGACCGGGCTGGGGCAGATTTTCGAACTGGTAACGCATTTACGTGGGGATGCCGGCGCGCGACAGGTCGAAGGCGCGCGCATCGCGATCGCGGAGAACAGCGGCGGCTTTTACGGGGTCGAGGACGGGATGTCGGCGGTGACGATATTGGCGCGATGA